The Flavobacteriales bacterium genomic sequence GGGAAGAAATGGACCTGGAGGCTAAGGTGACCGGGCATTATTACACCACTGATTTCTTTCAAGCTTCTGCCTTTCGTGACAACGAACAACTGATCAGTATCTACTATCTCGCTGATCTTGAAAATATAGCTACACTTGAGACCAGCCGAAAACCATTTGATTTTGTTCATGAGACCGATGGTGCCCAGGCTTTCCGATGGGTGCCCCGGCAGGATCTGCATGAGGCAGCTCTGACCTTTCCCATTGATCAATGGGTTGCCAGCCGACTGAGAGCCGGTTGGCAACTTTGATCCCATTCAGATGTTTTGAAAGTTTTGTCAGGCGTTGGCCGTTGCCTCTGAAGCAAAAAGCGGGTATGAATGGGTGAGGCTTTTCACCTTTTCCGCCACGGCTTTGATGCGGGCTTCGTCATTGATGTGGGTTACCACCTCATCCACCAGATCCACCACCTCAAGCGCTTGCTCTACTTTGAAACCACGTGTGGTGATGGCCGAAGCACCAATGCGGATGCCGGATGTAACAAAGGGTGATTTGTCATCAAACGGAACCATGTTCTTGTTTACGGTGATTTCCGCGCGTACCAGCGCATTCTCTGCATCCTTACCGGTAACATTTTTTGAACGAAGGTCAATCAACATCAGGTGATTGTCGGTGCCTCCAGAAATTACCTGGTAACCTTTGTCTACAAATGCCTTTGCCATGGCCTGGGCATTGGTGATTACCTGTTGGCAGTATGACTTGTAATCATTTGACAAAGCTTCACCGAAGGCAACGGCTTTGGCAGCGATTACGTGTTCCAGGGGGCCGCCCTGTGTTCCCGGAAATACCGCTGAATCCAATAGGGAAGACATTTTTCGGATTTCACCTTTCGGGGTTTTCAAGCCATAGGGGTTGTCAAAATCCTGTCCCATCATAATTACACCGCCGCGGGGTCCGCGAAGGGTCTTATGTGTGGTGGACGTGATGATATGGCAATGAGGCAAAGGATTGTTCAGTAATTTCGAGGCGATTAATCCTGCCGGGTGGGAAATGTCGGCGAGCAACAAGGCACCCACTTCATCTGCAATGGCACGTAATCTTGCATAGTCCCAATCGCGGCAGTAAGCTGAAGCACCGCAAATGATCAGTTTGGGTTTTTCCTGGCGTGCTGTTTCAGCCACCTTGTCGTAATTGATGGTTCCGGTTTCCTTTTCAACCCCGTAGAATGTCGGACGGTAAAGTTTGCCGCTGAAGTTCACGGGTGACCCGTGTGTGAGGTGGCCTCCGTGTGAAAGGTCAAAACCAAGGATGGTGTCACCGGGTTTCAGTGTCGCCAACATAACGGCGGCATTGGCTTGTGCACCGGAGTGAGGTTGCACGTTTGCCCATGCTGCTCCGAACAATTCCGTGAGCCTATTGATCGCCAGGTTTTCCACCTGGTCAACTACTTCACAACCGCCATAGTAGCGTTTCCCGGGAAGGCCTTCGGCGTACTTGTTGGTTAAACAGGAACCCATGGCGTCAATTACCTGTTGACTGACATAGTTCTCTGAGGCGATCAGTTCAAGTCCTTCTAGCTGCCTTTTGTATTCTTCCTGGATGAGGTCGAAAACTTGCTGGTCTCTTCGCATGCTGTGTTAAAGTGTTAATGAGTGAGGCCGGATGCGAGGGGGCACTCCTGGGGTTAGAAAATATTTGAATGGAAATATTGCGATCTTTTAATTCTTGCGATAGTCGTATGCTTTTTTACCACCATATACAAGTCCGGCGGCAATCAGCAACCCTATGCCACCATCAATGGGTACGTTGTCCGGACCTGCGGGTCCCGGGTCACCGGAAGGGCCACCCACCGGCGGTTGAGCCAGGGCGGGAATCAGGCCCATCATGAAGAGGAAAGCAGTTACGGATATTAGTTTTTTCATGGCAACCCACTTATGGTTTTTAGGCGGCTAAAAGTACTAATTTTTTTGCAATGCTACCTTCCGGAAAGATAAATCAATACCGCCTGAGTATGTTCCTTGCCGGTTACTTCCAGAATGGCCGCGGTGTTCGAGGTTATAGGCGTGAAACGGCAATTCACAATGTTGCCTGATTGTACGTTGTTCCGGGTATAAATGGTTCTACCCGTCAGGTCCACGATCCTGATGTTCACAGGTTGGTCCCATCCCCTTAAATCCACTGATAAACCTTCTGAAGATTCCCAAGTCCGGAGGGGAAGGGTAAGGGTTGTTTGCGAAACCGGTTGTTTGCTGATGTATGTATCGTCTTTTGTTTCATCTGCGGCAAGGTTAGCGTCTTCTGAAGGTTTTGTGCTTTGGATAGGTATTAAAATAATCGAGTACCGGTTGTCGTATTCGCCGGATTTCAGATCCAGTGTAATGGACTTTCCGACGACAATGGGGGTGGTCTTTTTTAGTTCATTGTCCCAAAGAAAATATTGGCCTTCCGGTACTTCAATCGCATTCAACTGGTAGCGTCCGGAAGTAGCTACCGAAATGGTAATAGGTACTTCGGTTTGTCCTTGCAGTGGGGAGATGGCATTGATCGAAAGCGGTCCCCGATCGCTATTGCTGGCTAGATAGGGAGCCTCTGCATTGATACTTGGGATTTTGGCGGCATCCAACGCAAAGTCCCACTCCACATGACCTTCAGGATGGTAGTACAATACCGTTTCATCGCTGAGGCCGTTGTATTGCAATGCAAGGCGAAGTTGTGTATGAGTGGACTGCACCCGACCGCCAATGAGGTTTGCTGTGGCATTGGTCTTTACATTTTCGGTCATAGAGAGGGTGGGTGCCACACCTGTTGTTAGCACATAAAAACCCTGTCCCGGTGCAATGATTGCACTTCCTCCGTTGGTGGAAATGTGATTTACATACGAAGCGTATTGCTGTGTATTGGCATTCCACACATATATTCCGTTGCCCACACTTGCATTATATACCACTTCACTGTGGTCCCAATTGATGGCGCTGGGGTACGGATTGGAAACAAGGTTCCATCCATTTTCTGACGGGCTTCCATTGGATGCATACGTGAGAGGAATGTTTACATTTCCTTGTATCGGGGTACCTTGCACATTCAGTACGCATGGTAAGTTGGTCTTGTACACCCAAAGACTGTAGCCGGTAAACGGATAGAGCGTATCCAGGACACTATGTATGGCGGTCCATCCCGAATCGATGGATCCACTGGTGGCGTAGTCTTCATCATATGAGTACATGCTGGTCCAGTATGATTCATAACCGTTGCCCGTGCCCGCAATGCCTGTTAATGTAAGGTCATCGTTCAGCTCATTTACCGTAGCGCCGGTTACCGGGAAACCAATGTGCCGGAAACCAGCTGTTCCGGGCCCAATGTAACGTTGAAAAAAGATCTTTCCTGTCAGGCTTGCATTGGATGGCATGGTGGCCAGTCGGCCCGTACGGTTGGCTGAAGAATAAAATCCCAGGGAATCATTCGTGTTAAATTCCCCCCTTGCAAGTTTTAGGGAATCCTTGATCTCCGACATTCCGGAAATGATCGATACACCGGACCGGTTGTTGCATTCCACATTGCAGAAGCGTTGTGTACCCGAAATGGTTTGTGCGATGTTGTTGCTGAATGATACCGTTCCCTGCCGAGATGTGAATGTGCCCGTATTGATCCAGTTTCCTTTAAGTTCGATGTTTCGGCTGTTGGTTGAAACATCCAGCGCGGATGAAATGGTCAGGTTGTTTTTGACCACAATATCAGATTGCAGGGTTTTGGTATCCGAGCCTGCCACCTCAAGGTCGTAAAACGGATTGTTGTCAAGTGTTGTGATGGACTGTGGTTGATTTCCCG encodes the following:
- a CDS encoding serine hydroxymethyltransferase, whose protein sequence is MRRDQQVFDLIQEEYKRQLEGLELIASENYVSQQVIDAMGSCLTNKYAEGLPGKRYYGGCEVVDQVENLAINRLTELFGAAWANVQPHSGAQANAAVMLATLKPGDTILGFDLSHGGHLTHGSPVNFSGKLYRPTFYGVEKETGTINYDKVAETARQEKPKLIICGASAYCRDWDYARLRAIADEVGALLLADISHPAGLIASKLLNNPLPHCHIITSTTHKTLRGPRGGVIMMGQDFDNPYGLKTPKGEIRKMSSLLDSAVFPGTQGGPLEHVIAAKAVAFGEALSNDYKSYCQQVITNAQAMAKAFVDKGYQVISGGTDNHLMLIDLRSKNVTGKDAENALVRAEITVNKNMVPFDDKSPFVTSGIRIGASAITTRGFKVEQALEVVDLVDEVVTHINDEARIKAVAEKVKSLTHSYPLFASEATANA
- a CDS encoding NUDIX hydrolase, which translates into the protein MFNVRVYGIVRNESDEVLLTDEFRMGMRMTKFPGGGLQFGEGLHDALIREFREEMDLEAKVTGHYYTTDFFQASAFRDNEQLISIYYLADLENIATLETSRKPFDFVHETDGAQAFRWVPRQDLHEAALTFPIDQWVASRLRAGWQL